From the Aerococcus viridans genome, the window AATGGAAATGAGGACTATTAAAGAGAAGGGTTTTCTAATTTTGGGCTTGTTAAGTGTGGTCCTAGGGAGTGTAGGTGTCATATTACCTGTTCTACCGACAACCCCTTTCTTGTTGCTTGCTGGCTGGTTTTTCACGCGAAGTTCACCGCGATTTAAAAGCTGGTTAGAATCTACTCGTTTATATGAACGGTATGTTGGCGAATTTAAGCGACAAGGTGGTATCAGCAGGCGCAAAAAAGTTCATATCCTAATGACAACTTATCTTGTGATGGGTTTATCAATGTTACTTATGCCGTTAAGAGGTGTACAAATTTTTGTAGGCGTTTGCGGTTTAGTTTTTGGTTACTTTCTACTATTTAGGGTGGAAGAGGTTTAAGGAGTTGGAGGCTAGTGATTTGGACTTTGAGCAACGGCATTCTATAAATTTGATGGGTACGACGATTGACCTAATGGTTGACCATCCAAATAGCAATTCTTTATTACTTGCTGCAGTCCAGCGTTTGTTTCAATTGGAAGCGCGTTTTTCAGCGAATGACCCATCTTCTGAATTAATGGCGGTTAATCAAATGGCAGGATTAAAGGCTGTACACGTTCATCCAGAGCTATTTCATCTCATTCAAATCGGTAAAAAAGAAAGTATTACATCGGGACGAAAGCTAAATATAGCTATTGGGCCTTTAGTTAACTTGTGGCGGATTGGTTTTGCGGATTATCGTAAACCTAGCCAGCAAGAGATTGAGGACCGGCTGACTTTAGTAGACCCGAATGAAATTCATCTGGATGAAATAGAAAAAACAGTTTACCTTGCTAAGCCAGGGATGTCGATCGATCTAGGTGCGCTTGCGAAAGGGTATGCAGCAGATCAAATTATCGCTTATTTCAAAGATCAAGGCGTAACCAGGGCATCTATTAATCTTGGTGGTAACCTTAGATTCTATGGCCATCGACCCAATCATACAGAAAGTACACAATGGCGTATAGGTATCCAAGATCCTGACCAAACGCGTGGTTATCACAAGGCCATTGTCGATTTAAGTAACCGATCGGTTGTAACGTCAGGGGATTACGTACGTGTATTCGAACAGGATGGACATCTTTACCACCATATTTTAGATTCCACAAATGGTAAGCCCTTTCAAGCGTACGTTCGCAGTGTCACTGTGGTAAGTGAATCTTCGTTAGATGGTGAGATTTGGACTACGCGATTGTTTCCCTTATCTAAGGAAGCAATTATCAATCAAGCAGAACAAATAGACCAGATTGAAGTGTTGGTTGTTGACCGACAGGGACAAGTTACCTATACATCTGGTTTAGAGGGCAAAGTTGAACTTATTTGTTAGCAGGTTATATTTCTACTATAGAAAGGACAGAAAATCATGAAGCATATTATCGGAATCGTAGGTACAAATTCTAAGAAATCTACTAATAGAAAACTTCTTAAATATATTCAGAAACATTTTGCAGATCAAGCTGAAATTGAATTATTGGAAATCCGTGATTATCCAATATTTACTAAACCAGAAGATAAGACACTTCCAAATATTGTTGAAGAGGACGCGAAAAAAATCGAGCAAGCAGATGCGGTTATTATTAGTGCTGCAGAATATAATCATTCCATTACTTCTTCACTAACTAATGCCTTACATTGGTTAAGCTATTATATTTATCCCTTAGCAGATAAACCAATTATGATTACTGGTGCTTCTAACGGTCGTTTAGGATCTTCTAGAGCACAAATGCACTTGCGCCAAATTCTAGACTCACCAGATATTAGAGCACGTGTGATACCAAATTCAGAATTTTTATTAGGAAATTCTTTACAAGCTTTTGATGATGATGGTGATTTAAGTAACCAAAAATCTGTTGAACAATTAGAAGCTATTTTTACCGAATTTATTCAATTTATTGATCATACACAAGAATTTACGCAGCTAAGAACTGATACAAAAGCAGCTGCTGAAAACTACGAGTGGACCAAGTAGAAAGGACTAGGGTGACAAAATGAAAATTGTTGGAATTGTTGGCTCAACTGCTGAAAAATCATATAACCGTTTATTGTTACAATATATTCAAAGAGAATTCACTGATTTATTTGATCTAGAGATTCTTGAAATTGACCAAATACCTTTATTCAACCAAGATAACCCGGAGTTAGCGACGGAGGGGCCTGTTCATACATTGAATCGGAAAATCCGCCAAGCAGATGGTGTGATTATTGCTACAGCGGAGCACAACCATACAACGCCAGGGCCATTGAAGAGTGCATTGGAATGGTTATCCTTCACAATTCATCCATTGAAAAATAAACCTGTAAAAATCATCGGTGCTTCTTATCTAGATCAAGGAACATCACGATCACAATTACACTTACGTCAAATTCTTGAGGCACCAGGAATTGATGCTTTAGTCATGCCAGGGCAAGAGTTCCTATTAGGAAATTGTAAAGAGGCAATCAACGCTAATGGTGATTTGGTTGAACCTAGCACTGTAAGTTTCTTGAAAGGTAGCTTAGAGAAGTTTATGAAGTACGTTGAATCTGTTCAACCACTTAAAGATAACCCCGTATTCCCTGAGGAAGATTTAACTGCAACTAAGCATTGTGACACAACCATTGAGGGTGTAGACATGACCGCACCGGATTGGGTTGAGCAAGCTGCAGCAAAAGTGGGCGCTGTCGAAGGTGATACCTATGTGAAACTGGATAGAGGGTTGTTAACAGTAGACCAATTAAACTGGTTCTTAAAGACAATTCCTCTTGAATTGACTTATGCAGATGAAAATAACCAATACATCTATTATAATCGCGTGAAACCTGGTCAAGACATGTTTGCTTCTCGTTACGAAAAAGATGTTGGTAGCCCACTTGGTGCTGTTCACCCACCACGTGCTGTGAAGAACGTTTCTTGGGTAATCTCTCAATTGCGGTCAGGAAACATGGAAGGTGTTCATGTACACGTACCAATCCATAAAGAAAATTATGTTGTCCATAATTATGTGGCTATGCATGATGAAGATGGTAAGTATCGTGGAATCAACGAGCATGTTTTAGACTTGCAACCTGTAATTGAGTGGTATCTAGAACAAACAGGACAAAAGTTAGTGAAAATTGAGGAAGATACAACTGATGCTTCAACTAGCGCTTCAATGAATGGTGCATGGAGTCACGATGACAAAAACGCTGTGGAAGCTGATGCTAAAAGTGGTGCAAGTGATGCAGAAGTAGCAGATACAACCACTGCAGCTATTGCTACTGATGAAGATTCGAGTGCTAGCCAGTCTTAGTCAGTGGAATAGCCTGGTTTAGGGGAAAATGATTATTTTCAGTCAAAAAAGCCTATACACGATTAGGATTATTATTGCAAAAATTGTATGAACAGAATAATAAAAACGATGTATGCGTTTGCGAATTGTTATTTTATGGCATCAATTAATATTTAATTTTTTATGAGACAAAACTCTTGTAAAATGCAATTGATAAGGGTTACAATAAGCACGAGCACATCAAAATTAAAAATCAGGGGGATCTATTTATGCCATTAGAAAACATGGTCGACATGCTGACAAAAGCGAAAGACGGTCAATATGCAGTAGCACAATTAAACATTAACAACTTGGAATGGACTCAAGCTGTTTTAGAAGCAGCCCAAGCAGAAAACTCACCAGTAATTTTAGGTGTTTCTGAGGGTGCTGGTAAATACATGGGTGGCCCAGAAGTTGTTGCCGCTATGGTTAAAGCTTTAATTGAAACAATGGAAATCACTGTTCCTGTTGCATT encodes:
- a CDS encoding YbaN family protein, producing the protein MEMRTIKEKGFLILGLLSVVLGSVGVILPVLPTTPFLLLAGWFFTRSSPRFKSWLESTRLYERYVGEFKRQGGISRRKKVHILMTTYLVMGLSMLLMPLRGVQIFVGVCGLVFGYFLLFRVEEV
- a CDS encoding NAD(P)H-dependent oxidoreductase, coding for MKIVGIVGSTAEKSYNRLLLQYIQREFTDLFDLEILEIDQIPLFNQDNPELATEGPVHTLNRKIRQADGVIIATAEHNHTTPGPLKSALEWLSFTIHPLKNKPVKIIGASYLDQGTSRSQLHLRQILEAPGIDALVMPGQEFLLGNCKEAINANGDLVEPSTVSFLKGSLEKFMKYVESVQPLKDNPVFPEEDLTATKHCDTTIEGVDMTAPDWVEQAAAKVGAVEGDTYVKLDRGLLTVDQLNWFLKTIPLELTYADENNQYIYYNRVKPGQDMFASRYEKDVGSPLGAVHPPRAVKNVSWVISQLRSGNMEGVHVHVPIHKENYVVHNYVAMHDEDGKYRGINEHVLDLQPVIEWYLEQTGQKLVKIEEDTTDASTSASMNGAWSHDDKNAVEADAKSGASDAEVADTTTAAIATDEDSSASQS
- a CDS encoding NADPH-dependent FMN reductase; translated protein: MKHIIGIVGTNSKKSTNRKLLKYIQKHFADQAEIELLEIRDYPIFTKPEDKTLPNIVEEDAKKIEQADAVIISAAEYNHSITSSLTNALHWLSYYIYPLADKPIMITGASNGRLGSSRAQMHLRQILDSPDIRARVIPNSEFLLGNSLQAFDDDGDLSNQKSVEQLEAIFTEFIQFIDHTQEFTQLRTDTKAAAENYEWTK
- a CDS encoding FAD:protein FMN transferase — encoded protein: MDFEQRHSINLMGTTIDLMVDHPNSNSLLLAAVQRLFQLEARFSANDPSSELMAVNQMAGLKAVHVHPELFHLIQIGKKESITSGRKLNIAIGPLVNLWRIGFADYRKPSQQEIEDRLTLVDPNEIHLDEIEKTVYLAKPGMSIDLGALAKGYAADQIIAYFKDQGVTRASINLGGNLRFYGHRPNHTESTQWRIGIQDPDQTRGYHKAIVDLSNRSVVTSGDYVRVFEQDGHLYHHILDSTNGKPFQAYVRSVTVVSESSLDGEIWTTRLFPLSKEAIINQAEQIDQIEVLVVDRQGQVTYTSGLEGKVELIC